The Vitis vinifera cultivar Pinot Noir 40024 chromosome 1, ASM3070453v1 DNA segment GTCAATAAAGTTAAACACATACCATAGAGAATGCAAAACTCCAATTCCAGTCCATGATCTATTTGGGTCAGATCAAGAGAAAAAGGGTTGGAAAAAGGGAGATCAGATTCCACCCCATTTGGCCAGAACTGACATAGAAGCTGCCCCCAAAAGAAGAGTAGCATATGCCCCAAGTTGGAGTCTCACATTGCTTTGCATTTTGGGGTTCATGAAGTCAGTTGCAAGAAGATCAACAAGAGCCATGTAGATCAAAATCCCAGCTGATGCCGAATTCAGGACCCCTTGAACAATAAGTGCAGTTGGGCTGTTTTCGTCGTAAATTTTCGATATCCCTAGGCCAACAGCAATCCCAGTTGGGGTTGTGAGGGAGAAGAACAGAACCATGATTATGGTAGCTTTAATCTTGTACTTTGCCTAAACAAAAGGATGGGAATTCACATAGGAGAtcacatatttgatatttatttccTTACCATACATAGTTTTTCCGAGTATGTTGAGTAGAAATGTACCTGAGAGATGCATCCACCTAGCCCCATCCCCTCAAAAAACTGGTGGAAGCTCAATGCTGCTACCAAAGGTTTGATTGTCTTTGGACTCTCAGAAGCCCCCAAGGAGATGCCAATGATCACAGAGTGTACCACAATTCCCAACTCCAAAACCTGTGTAATATTGAACACAATACTTAAGAGCCTCAAGATAGAATGATTGACACTTAGAATTTTAGGGAATTGATTTCGCAATTGCAGGTACTGTACTTACCTGAGAAACGACCCGGTGCCGGATAAGATCAGAGGAGTTGGATCTCTCCAGCACAAAGGCGGAGCCATGGACATGGCCTGCATGGTCCCCATCACTCTCCTCATCACCATTCACTGGCTGAGCTTTCCTCAGCTCTGACCTCCTATGGTAGCCAGTCGCAAAAGCTTCCATCATCAGTGTCAAAATTGCAGCCATCATGGCAATGAAGCCAGTGAAAGGAAAACCCCCCCATGGATTTTCACTGAGGCATGGGCTCTTCAGGCTGTCGTAGGCATCAGGGAGTATATGAAGGAACCCAGTTGCCAGAATCACTCCTGCAGCAAAGGCCTTTATCAGGAAGTAAATCGCCTTTTCGGGTCGTAAGGATGGAACATTTTTGAGCAGCAATGGAAGGCAGACCCCAATTGCACTGGAAACTAGAATTGAAGCTATAGCAACTAGTTTATATGTGACTGCCTGGGATGCGTTTTGATCCTTGTGCTGTGTCTCACATGTGCATAGTGAGGAGACCAGCAGAGGTTGAAAGAGGATAAGAAGAGATGAGATTGTTAAGATTCTATATGGATAGAACTGAAGCTTGCTCATGGCTTAAGATGGAGAGTGAATGGAAGAAGAAATTAAGAGCAGTGTGTTCAGTTGTTGACAGAGAATGTGTTAACTTGTTGCTCATATATAAGGTTGTGGTTATTAATAATTGAGAAACGAACTGAAAATTTTTATGGAGGTCGTTCAGGGCCCTCACATGGGGTGCTGtccatttttgtttatttgttaaCTACTAATAAGACAAAGGGGCTCCCATCAGCTGACTTAGGAGGGTTGCCAACATAAGATTCTCTTCTCAACTATTTGTATATAcgttgatttttttcttttcttttctttcccccAAGTAATAAGGCTAATCACAATTATTTCCAACATATGGGTACAAAagtgaaaaagtgaaaaagtgTTGAAAGGAGAAGAGGAAATAAAGCGAATTTTATGTCATTTGGCAAATGTGATTAGTGATTTAACTGGTATTGTTGTATTGGGAAGGTGGGATGTAGCAATCTGCTTCTATGAAGTTTGAATATTTAGATGACAAgcataaagaaaataaacaaggcTGCCGTCCAGAATATAAGGACAGTACAGCATGCCTAGGCACCACAAGTCTTTGGTGTTTGTTTCTATTATCCTCTTTATCACCTCGAAAACCCTTCAAATCTTCAAGAATATAGTTGCAGGAACCCCCTATGAAAACAACAACCTATACCACCTCACACCTATTGCTACATTCCCAATTCTACTGTGGCATTCTAGACTATGTGGGTGCATGGGTAAGGTTGGATTTGCCCCCTAACACTTTTAAGACACATCACCCCATACTAGATGAGTCGTTATCATATTCGTTACGTGCTCCCATGCACGTGATATTCTTGTCTAGCTAGAACCACGGGGTGTATGGAGGGAATCTATAGATTTTCGATTGGGGATTGACTTATGTGATGATTTGTGTAGATAGGTTTTAAAAGTTAAGGACCAAAATATGTAATTATGCGCTTTTATCAAAAATTTCGTTGACGTTATTACAAGTAAACATTCATAAAGTCAAAACTTAATATCATGTAAAGTAATTAAAGAAATTCATTAAGACTATATTCACCCTCCCATGCATATGAGTAATTAAAGTGGTGAAAACCCAAATGAGGAATCACTTTTGTCAATATTTCGTTGACTTTCATTGAATCAAAACTCTTATATCATACAAGTAACTTTGCTCTTATGATTACACATACTAATGCATCACTcttataaataataatgcatCCACGTACTTCTTCAACACATGGTTCATTGTTAGTGGAGTTGAAAAGTCATCGCCCACCTTATTAGACTTTTAATAGAGAATTGAGAAGACTCACAGAAGACTCATATTTCAACATAATCGCTCATGTCCTATCAACTAGAACAAGTTCTTTTCATTGCCTTACAATGTGATAACAAAGTGTAGAACTATAGTTTcatcaatcaatcaaatttcaaaatattattcgAGGtcatcgaaaaaaaaaaaaaaaacaaagacaaaaattaaaattgttatcAAGTTTAAAGTACATCATTGGTCTACCTTACGGCATCTATCTTCTTATAAGATTTGATTACCTAATGGTATTCCTTTAGTTTACATGTGGAGGTTGAGTAAAGCTATAAGgtcacatgtttcaaaaaacgTCAACGGTTTATCTTATATGTAATCTCTTGTTAGTTTGCATGTAGAATATTTGGGTTTGTACATGTgtgaactttaaaaaattaatatttgtgaTTTGGTTTAAACTCACGACTTCTTGTTTAGGGATTTTAAAACGGGATCATTGTCAAGCTCAAGGGAAGATTATTAGCTAATGACACATTTACCTTATGATAAAACCCAACATTATTAGGTTCAAAAGAAAGCTAGTAGGTAATGGTTCCCACATtatagaaatttaaaatctcatttcaTATGttatcttctttgaggttgtaACTAGACTTTCAAGATGGTCCAAAGTGGGGGTACGACCTCATAGACAGTCCTAAAATCTCTCAATGAACAAGGGAAATATAATAGTTGATGAGCTCTCATACTCTTTCATTCATGAACCAAGGGTTTGCTAATAATAGAGATACaccaaagaaaaattcaactgCCTAGATGTAACATAGATACACCCAAAAAAGATACAGGAAAAAAACCTAACAATGATCCCATCCAAAAACGCTAgtaatgatgatgaaaattaaaaagcaaTGAACTTGAATCAAAATGAGTTACCATCCTCCTTCCATAGCTATTGCTTTTTGGAAAGCATGCACTAAGCTTGAAGGGACAAGACAACCAAGTGGTGCACTCTTAAGAGTTTACCATATTTTCCATGAGCGTAGACTCGTAGTCTTATAGATGGGTATATACTTTCTATGAGCTGTTACCTCACCAGTACAGGGCTGATGTTACAACTTGCAAGGGTGCCATCTGTGGGTGGCTTGAGTATGGAGTTGAGGTCAAGGCCTAGGGTTCTGCTCCtttgtttccttctttttttcatgAGGCATAATAATGTGAAAAAGCACCGACCCAGACCATCTCCTATGTTTCTATCCTATATTTTTCAAGTGGGTCAGTACCAGTGAAAGCAACATCACCATAGCCTCTGCGAAGAACCCTAGTGGTGAGCATGGATATGGATAAAGTTCCCTATTCATCCCAAAGAGCAGACCTTTGATGTTTATGGAAGATATCTGACATGTCAATTTTCTGTACAGATGGAGTATGATAATTCATGCACTCAtatctatgaaaaaaaatttcaaaaactttaTCTCAAACTCATAACAAGCATCAATTTTGGTTATTAGCTTCTCTATCTTATTCATATCAACTTTGACCCTTACTTTATACCTTTTATGTCACATCGTGTCCAAGTTAAAATGATACCACCTTTCTCATAGAGAAATTCTAGACATGGGTGCATGTAGATGGACTTTATGGGACAtggattaattaaaaaaaatattgaattaaaagAATGAGACAATATTGTCTcattctttttaaaaacaaactttTACATATCcaaaattacatatatataatcttgttttggtatttttatttttaaatttttatttaaaatgcaTTTGATACAAGataggattttaaaaattgatgaagggtatttttgttcaaaagagattatataaacatgtttttaaaatatggagATCATTCCCGATAATTTACATTTTCAATActttttttaaccaaataacccattataaaagttttaaattgtAGCCATTAGAACCTCGTGTTTATGAAGAATACTAATTACAAAACCGATAACTTTTCATAAATCGTGGCTTATGaacaaaagattaataactttttaacataaataattaataagtttaagggttgataaataatttcacaaacaaTTATTGATAACCTTTATAATAAAGCTTGGTAATGTTCATAATAACGATATAATCCTACGAGTATGCATAACAACTAAAATGGTGTTCTAAGATGAATGAAAAAGTGGGAAgatacctttttttcttttatggttaAACCcgttctttattttatttttttacatattttaaaaagaaaaacaacaacaGTAAGATTTTTCTCAGCTTGAAACTAATTCAGTAGACACCCTAAGACCTCCCATGTCTTACACTTTCAAAATACatattcaaatcattaaatgattcaaaataCATGAAACAACCatatttttaaaggatttaaaatgGTTGGGGCATATAATTCTTTAAAGGATTGATATGTTTAAagtaaataattctttaaaaatttaaaatatttaaagtaattattaaaaaatttagggaTAATTGATTGAGCCCAAAAATTAAGGTTTGATCCATATAACTTATATAATCGACGGAAATAATATAAGATATCAAAAGACCAAAATACCCATTGACATTTcacataagttttttttgtctttattataCTACAATTCATGCAACcgtaataattttattttaattatttggattttttattattttttaaaacttttttttataaataattgaaaatcaacattattttctattttaaattataaatgaagcaaaatcatgttcaaaaactattttaaaaaatgctttctaaaaaaatggcaatataatttatattttttatattttctttttgaaaaaacatttaattaaaaaatgaaaactatttttaaaaataaaaattgaaaaccttgtttagtactattttttatatgaaaataataaaaagaattaaatttcattcattgattatccattaaaatttatatgaaaaaaatttattcttacttataataagagtaaaaaaattcaatatttttaaaaaagaaaaaaaaaacaaaaagttataAATGAATAATACTTAATTGGGAatagaaaatgacaaaaaacaaaaaaaaaaatttgaaatttacaCTCACTATGTGCCTATGTAAGgattaagggtattttaaggATTAATGAAGGATAATAcccttcaacttaatttttacaCTTTATTGGGGTCTTGAGCttaaatatatatgatatatgaaTCTTTGGTCAATTTTTGGACCCTGACCCCTAAACACAATTATCccaaaaatttatattacatTCTCAATCAAACCATGTTCATGATGATAATACACTTATCAAATTATATCCTTAAATGGATTAAAGTAAAAGTTTGTAATTATTGCAATCTTAGTAACCCTCGATAAGTTCATAAAAATggttaattatttaattaaagatcttaagaaaaccaaaaatctatcttaaatattaatcatatttatttgtaGGGTTTTTAAcaatcatataattaaaaaaatattacatattttttctttatttgggtTTTCCTAATAaggttttaataaatatatccTTATGATCATCTTTAAAGTGTtgtaaaatatgataatttattgGATGATGAAAACTTGTAAATGattcatattaatctaaatctCTTCATAACCCGCCCTCCTAATAAAATAATTCCAGCTGCCGTGTCCGTCTCTCCATTTCCACAAATTCCTGCCACGTTGTCCGCCTCTCATAAATTGCAGCTGAGGTGtcctattttcaaatttttctaaGATGTTGCCTATTTAAAATACCTGTTTTATTCCAACCCGTTGTCCACTCGCGTTACGCTACGTGGGTGATCGATGTAACACCAAATGATAGTATATAATATAGTAATATCAGACTGTAAAAGATCGGATGCAGACAtatgtatataattattttaatttatcctcGTAAGTCGTAAgttactataaataaaaaaattatttaaatgattttatattataattaaaattataaatgacaCTTATAAAAGGAAAGTAAAATAGTTCAATATTAGTAGATAATATAGTATCTCTAAATTACCGAAGCTGCAATTAACGAAGAGGTTGTACAAATTGACGAACATTGTTGCCTTAAATCATCCATTAGGACAATTCAGTTTTATTTTTGAGGCACATCAGTGACTGAAATATACTAAATTACAAGTGGGTCTCCAGGAATGCTAGAATGGCCAAGCCAGCAGCCCAGACATCCTCGTCCAACACATGCTCTGCAGGAGAGTGACTGATTCCCCCGCGACACCGCACAAACAGCATGCCAACCTGTTCAAACACTTGCATCTTATGATACTCCGTCTAGGAAATTAGATCTTAATCGTTGTAGTAGAATAAGAATTTATTTGGTAATGATTCTAAGAAGTCTTTCCAACATTTTTAGCACttgaaaacttttattaaaagaattgttttcaagtgttagaaagattaaaaacacatcctaaaatcactaccaaacaaatttttaaatgaacaaGAATGAACAAACCTTAGTTAAATGGGACATTGCCATGGCATCGTGCCCTGCTCCACTCATCAGCACAGGCACATCACCTTGAATCTCGCCTTCCATTCTTTTGAGTGTAGAGTATGTAGCAGACTTCAGCTGTGTGCTCAATTCAGTATCGCAGATCACAGCATTTGCATCATGCTGAAATGGAACATAACATGATAGGTTATTGATCATACAGGTGATGGAAGAACTGCAGAATTTGGTGAAGTGTCACACCTTCCGCTCAATGGTGCAAGAAACAGAACGCTTCTCACATATTTGGTACATCCGGTCAGATAATTCATAAAAGACCGCCTCACGCCCCATGTCATCAATTGCACGTAAATCTACTGTGAATGTTACCTGCAATTGGGAGGTTCATTAAGCTacatattacaaaaaaaaacttgcCTCTGGTATCATGATCAGTACTCTCTGGAGAAAAAGTTCTTGCCTGTCCTGGAATCACATTACTTGCGCTTGGCCAGGATGATATCTCTCCAACAGTACAGACCAGGGAACCAGAAAGAGATTCAACTGCAAAACCATTACATTGACCATCATATGATAGAAAATCCTTGGGATGTTTGCAAAGGCTTTCCAATAGAACAATTAATTCAGCAGCAGCAGCCATAGGATCCTGGCGCATGGACATTGGGACCGTTCCAGCATGCCCTTGTGAACCTCTCACTGTTACCTGCAAAGTGAATGCATCTAAGACTTGCTAGCTTAGAAAGAAGTTAAATTTTGATGAAAACCCCCAGGATGATTGAAAACATTGCTATTAAATAGGTTGCCAACTGGCTACTAAGAAATCATATGATCAGCCCATTGgtttatattatttagtttgTCTCTATATGCAGACCTATATCCCCCTATAGCAATAACTTGACAGATTGGTGTGGTAACTCAACATATATGCCACTGTAATAAAAATGAGTCTAAACtctaaatttgaaaacaagCAAATCCAATTTCTTGTGGTCACCAAAAAGGACGAGGTAACCTATTTGAGACTCTTCAAACTCCAAGATCAAATGAAACAAGTGTTCAATACCTTTAGCCGTGTCTGTCCTGCTATGCCTTTCACCACAGCTAGAGGAAGACCAATCCCTTCTAGTACAGGTCCTTGTTCAATGTGAACCTGCAGCATGGAACCAATACAAAAGCATAATAAGCATTGAAAATTAGAGTCTAAAATAACTCCGTTCTATAATGGACTCACAACTCTGCAATACGGTCAGCATTGGTTAAGATACCTCAACATAACCCCAAACAGATTTTGGGTCATACTTCAGTTGAGACAATGTTTCCTCTGTAGCTTCTATAGAGTTATCCATAAGAGCATTTTGCACTGTTACACCACTGAACGAGGATTATGCATAAATATATAGGGAATAAACAGTGTAACAAATATACACAATTTAAGTTACTGGATCAAAACCTCTTATCAGATATCTGCAAGGCTGAAGCTGGTAAAACACCAGCTACAGCTGCACTTCCTAAAAAGGTGGACTGAAACCTAACTCCCTCCTCATCACTAAATGCAATCACCTGGAAGGTTCAAGAGTAACAACCtcatatcaataattataactaATTCAAAACCTCAAGTTCAAGTTTCTGGAAGAAATGTCCAGTCCAGTATATTGTTCACAACTTGTGAAGCACAAAAGGGTTCTAATTTTGAGGGATTGCATTTATGTTGGTTTCAGTTTAGGTGAGTAAGATGTGTTATaggacaaaaataataataatgagatcatGCAATGCACCAGTCAAGAAAGTTTTCAACAAATGATACTAATAAAGCTAGGAGATGGTATTTCACAGACCTCAATTGGCCGCCTCAACTTCTGTAACTTGGCAGTGATATTCAAAACCTTCAACACAGAGATAGCAGAAATTATGCCTAGTGACCCATCAAATATTCCAGCATCAACAACCGTATCCTATTCAAAAAACGAAGCACCATCAACAAGAGTATCCACATGCTACACTTTTGTCAACATGTCAAATGGGAAATGTAAAAtggaaattatattaaaactaaGATGAGTATGAAGCATCACCAAATGAGAACCAATTAACAAAGCATCAGCACTTGGATTCATTCCTTCAACTCGACCATGTACATTGCCCATTTGGTCCATCCACCTGGAAATCAGCAGTAGTGTTAATCTTGTTTATGAAACACCAACTCAGCAAAAAAAGATGGAATGCTAACGTTCTCAAACCGGCATCCTCCATCCATTCTCGAATAAGATTTCCTGCCCTTATAGACGCTGGACTCAAGAAGGTCCGCTCAAGATAGCCCTCAGCGTCGCTTACCTGTTAAATCAGACAATAATATTagcattttcaaattcttccttatgcaaaaggaaaataaaattagagaatCAGATAAAAACATTTGGCTTAATTTTGGCAAACAAGTGatggaaattttcaattaattatctACAACTGATTCAATCAGAAGTAACAACAATTTATTTAAACACTGATCGAAGTTCGTTTAAGTACCTTTCCAAGTTCATAGAGCCTTGCCACTGCTTCTTCCCGTAGAACTTCAGGAAACAAATCACTGTTCTTGCCCTCTGTATCTTCAATAACCCACACCTAATAATGTCAGAGAATTCCAGCATTGCAATTGAAACAAATACACATGAATGTTCATGATATAACACCAAGAGATGGGTCCAAAAAGGTACATTTTCTTCATTTACATATtaacagcagcagcagcaacaataacaacaacaacaacagcaACAAAAGTAATATTTATAATGATGCTAACGAAGCTAAATTAATAGAATTAAGGCATGTAGGGCCACCCCTGCTTATAAAAAGCTACAACACCCTTATCCCTTGTCCTCTCCTATATTTAACCCTAGTCTGGAGTTTACACGCTTCATGGAAGTAAAGAAGCGCACGAGGATGACCAAATTATATACGTTTACCAGAGAAACTATCAGAAAGTTATTACTTAATTCGGTATTTAATCCTCTACAGTTTGTTCCTGAGCCTACACAAACTCAAACTCATCTCAATGTTTTTCCATAGCCATATATAAATCCAAGACCCCTGTGCCGGCTCATGTTCATGCTTACACCTCAAGGAATTAGGGTACAGAAAGACATTGAagcaaataagaaaaacaaaagaaaattataaaatagaacCAGCACACAAGATCAACATCATGTGAATGatcaataaaaaggaaaaactaatTTACATTTGAACCTGAAATCACAAGTTTCAGAGATTCAAAATAATCGTTCCTCTCGAGGCGTAGGTTgctccgtttggttgctgagaaaacggaggaaaacaaaagaaaaactacGGGAACCGAGCATGCAACCATTCGGCTTACTTTCAGTGGATTTCTCCATTTTatctattctttttatttttcataaaatgaaatcctaaaatttcttttctttttccagtgttttctcagcaaccaaacagatggCGAAGGAGAACCAGAACCGGTAattaaaaaaacgaaaaaataaaagagagaaacGAAATTACCAGTGAGAATATGAGCAGAAGCAAAGAAAGCCAGCAGTGAAAGCGCGAAACAGAAAGAGAAAATCGAGGATGAGGATGTGACAACGACGATCATCATTTGAGGCTTCGAGAT contains these protein-coding regions:
- the LOC109121469 gene encoding zinc transporter 5, producing the protein MSKLQFYPYRILTISSLLILFQPLLVSSLCTCETQHKDQNASQAVTYKLVAIASILVSSAIGVCLPLLLKNVPSLRPEKAIYFLIKAFAAGVILATGFLHILPDAYDSLKSPCLSENPWGGFPFTGFIAMMAAILTLMMEAFATGYHRRSELRKAQPVNGDEESDGDHAGHVHGSAFVLERSNSSDLIRHRVVSQVLELGIVVHSVIIGISLGASESPKTIKPLVAALSFHQFFEGMGLGGCISQAKYKIKATIIMVLFFSLTTPTGIAVGLGISKIYDENSPTALIVQGVLNSASAGILIYMALVDLLATDFMNPKMQSNVRLQLGAYATLLLGAASMSVLAKWGGI
- the LOC100247417 gene encoding allantoate deiminase 2 isoform X2, encoding MAHSYVRRISKPQMMIVVVTSSSSIFSFCFALSLLAFFASAHILTEGKNSDLFPEVLREEAVARLYELGKVSDAEGYLERTFLSPASIRAGNLIREWMEDAGLRTWMDQMGNVHGRVEGMNPSADALLIGSHLDTVVDAGIFDGSLGIISAISVLKVLNITAKLQKLRRPIEVIAFSDEEGVRFQSTFLGSAAVAGVLPASALQISDKSGVTVQNALMDNSIEATEETLSQLKYDPKSVWGYVEVHIEQGPVLEGIGLPLAVVKGIAGQTRLKVTVRGSQGHAGTVPMSMRQDPMAAAAELIVLLESLCKHPKDFLSYDGQCNGFAVESLSGSLVCTVGEISSWPSASNVIPGQVTFTVDLRAIDDMGREAVFYELSDRMYQICEKRSVSCTIERKHDANAVICDTELSTQLKSATYSTLKRMEGEIQGDVPVLMSGAGHDAMAMSHLTKVGMLFVRCRGGISHSPAEHVLDEDVWAAGLAILAFLETHL
- the LOC100247417 gene encoding allantoate deiminase 2 isoform X1, which gives rise to MAHSYVRRISKPQMMIVVVTSSSSIFSFCFALSLLAFFASAHILTDTEGKNSDLFPEVLREEAVARLYELGKVSDAEGYLERTFLSPASIRAGNLIREWMEDAGLRTWMDQMGNVHGRVEGMNPSADALLIGSHLDTVVDAGIFDGSLGIISAISVLKVLNITAKLQKLRRPIEVIAFSDEEGVRFQSTFLGSAAVAGVLPASALQISDKSGVTVQNALMDNSIEATEETLSQLKYDPKSVWGYVEVHIEQGPVLEGIGLPLAVVKGIAGQTRLKVTVRGSQGHAGTVPMSMRQDPMAAAAELIVLLESLCKHPKDFLSYDGQCNGFAVESLSGSLVCTVGEISSWPSASNVIPGQVTFTVDLRAIDDMGREAVFYELSDRMYQICEKRSVSCTIERKHDANAVICDTELSTQLKSATYSTLKRMEGEIQGDVPVLMSGAGHDAMAMSHLTKVGMLFVRCRGGISHSPAEHVLDEDVWAAGLAILAFLETHL